A genomic segment from Brucella pseudogrignonensis encodes:
- a CDS encoding Ldh family oxidoreductase has translation MSETTILSISTLHDRVEAIFRKAGLNAIQAAAVTRVIIAGERDHCKSHGIYRIEGALRTVKAGKVKADAIPEIVADEASSIVRVNANFGFANAAFETGVPVLAERARKNGIAALVINDCTHFSALWPEVEALTNEGLAALVMCPSYATVAPTGGNKPLLGTNPFAFGWPRKETSPYVFDFATSVAARGEIELHRRAGKQLPEGWALDAEGNPTTDPETALAGAMLPFGGHKGSAISTMVELLAAIMIGDLTSPEVLDFLGTTTLSPVHGELIIAFSPEAFAKGRPGDPFARAEMLFDAIVGQGARLPSQRRFKARAESESEGIKLTKAEIDQLDLLLEKGLDAIS, from the coding sequence ATGAGCGAGACCACCATCCTGAGCATTTCCACGCTTCACGACCGCGTAGAGGCGATTTTTCGTAAAGCAGGGCTGAACGCTATACAGGCTGCTGCCGTCACGCGCGTTATTATCGCGGGTGAACGCGATCACTGCAAATCCCATGGCATATATCGTATCGAAGGTGCGCTGCGCACAGTCAAGGCCGGAAAGGTAAAGGCAGACGCGATTCCTGAAATCGTGGCCGATGAAGCGTCAAGTATCGTACGGGTGAATGCGAATTTCGGCTTTGCCAATGCTGCGTTTGAAACAGGCGTTCCTGTGCTTGCCGAGCGAGCGCGTAAGAATGGCATTGCAGCGCTTGTCATCAATGATTGCACACATTTTTCGGCACTCTGGCCTGAAGTCGAAGCACTGACAAACGAAGGTCTGGCAGCACTCGTCATGTGCCCAAGCTACGCGACCGTTGCACCAACCGGCGGCAACAAACCACTGCTCGGCACCAACCCGTTTGCATTTGGCTGGCCACGCAAAGAAACCTCACCTTATGTTTTTGACTTTGCAACATCGGTTGCAGCACGTGGCGAAATCGAACTGCATCGCCGCGCTGGTAAGCAATTGCCGGAAGGCTGGGCGCTGGATGCAGAAGGCAACCCGACAACCGACCCGGAAACTGCACTTGCTGGTGCCATGTTGCCATTTGGCGGACATAAGGGTTCAGCAATCAGCACGATGGTTGAACTCCTTGCAGCCATCATGATTGGCGATTTGACCAGCCCGGAAGTGCTCGACTTTCTTGGCACGACAACCCTGTCGCCAGTGCACGGCGAACTGATCATCGCATTCTCGCCAGAAGCTTTTGCGAAAGGCCGCCCGGGCGATCCGTTTGCGCGTGCGGAAATGCTTTTTGACGCTATTGTCGGACAAGGTGCCCGCCTGCCCTCGCAGCGCCGCTTCAAGGCACGCGCTGAGTCCGAAAGTGAAGGCATCAAGCTCACCAAAGCAGAAATTGACCAACTCGATCTTCTGCTGGAAAAAGGCCTAGACGCCATTAGTTAA
- a CDS encoding DUF982 domain-containing protein: MSDRLFDSPIFVRDTKNLVQEIAGLEDAIDFLREWPDGDRDVIYEMAWKTCCDAHNGFKPIFIARNAIEGFAKKRNILEKPEVAIPWMTAKTSLGGRMSA, translated from the coding sequence GTGAGCGACCGTTTGTTTGACAGCCCCATTTTTGTCAGGGACACCAAAAATCTGGTTCAAGAGATTGCGGGATTAGAAGACGCCATAGACTTTCTGCGCGAGTGGCCAGACGGTGACCGCGACGTCATTTATGAGATGGCGTGGAAAACATGCTGTGACGCACATAATGGCTTTAAGCCGATATTTATTGCACGCAACGCCATTGAAGGGTTTGCGAAAAAACGCAACATTCTTGAAAAGCCAGAAGTAGCTATTCCATGGATGACCGCCAAAACATCACTCGGCGGGCGAATGTCAGCTTAG
- a CDS encoding iron ABC transporter permease yields the protein MSAKTATAANPLGLVAVIGLAIVVAVPFIFIVLQAIFPQIGQGILSAPFVHLPALFEDPKLLRMTGNTVLLGVSVVVLSAVIAVPLAVFRALYKVPFALGWDVLMLVPFMIPPYIATLGWIMTLQPRGYLDQLVGFNLAPFLFSLGGMTFVMALNTFPLVYFAVSRTIEAVGPRYSDVGRVFGASPWRSFFRITLPLATPGLAASLLLVFASAIEEYGTPAALGSRSGFEVLVTEIDMRISDWPIDLSGAAVFSLALVLLSLAAFMLQRWILTRRSYVTTGGKPQNKDKRDLGAFKIPVVILFGVVAFAATGVPLLAILATAMSKTISGGLTPSNLGFDNFAAIADNSAGAMRALTNSLSLGVASALLTGFLGAVAAYAVVKMRFRGRFWLDVLTVLPNSLPGVVVAVGLILAWNQPSLLISPYNTPLILLLAYCCILLPQPIRYATAAFHQIGDNLEAAARVCGAGSFTTFRRIMLPLIAPSLITAMLLVFAVATRELVASILVAPVGMQTISIFIWRQFEQGSIGLGMAMAFIAILLTTLLPLALMGLLKRTGLVKI from the coding sequence ATGAGTGCAAAGACCGCTACCGCTGCAAATCCGCTTGGGCTTGTGGCCGTTATCGGCCTCGCCATTGTCGTCGCGGTTCCATTTATTTTTATTGTTCTGCAGGCCATTTTTCCGCAGATCGGGCAGGGGATTCTCAGTGCCCCTTTTGTGCACCTGCCAGCTCTTTTTGAAGATCCCAAACTCTTACGTATGACCGGCAATACTGTTTTGCTCGGTGTCAGCGTCGTCGTGCTCTCAGCTGTTATTGCAGTTCCGCTCGCCGTATTCCGGGCGCTTTATAAAGTGCCTTTTGCACTGGGTTGGGATGTGCTGATGCTCGTGCCCTTCATGATCCCGCCTTATATCGCAACGCTAGGCTGGATCATGACATTGCAGCCGCGCGGTTATCTTGATCAGCTTGTCGGATTCAACCTCGCGCCGTTCCTGTTTTCTCTTGGCGGTATGACATTTGTGATGGCGCTCAACACGTTTCCGCTGGTCTACTTCGCAGTCTCCCGGACGATCGAAGCCGTTGGTCCACGCTATTCCGATGTTGGTCGTGTGTTTGGTGCTTCACCTTGGCGTTCGTTTTTCCGTATTACGCTGCCACTTGCAACGCCGGGACTGGCCGCAAGCCTGTTGCTGGTCTTCGCTTCGGCAATTGAGGAATATGGTACACCGGCAGCGCTTGGAAGTCGTTCGGGCTTCGAAGTGCTGGTAACGGAAATTGATATGCGTATTTCCGATTGGCCGATTGATCTTTCGGGCGCAGCTGTTTTCTCGCTCGCATTGGTATTATTGTCGCTTGCAGCTTTTATGCTGCAACGCTGGATTTTGACGCGTCGCTCTTATGTGACAACTGGCGGTAAGCCGCAAAACAAGGACAAGCGTGACCTCGGCGCATTCAAAATTCCGGTCGTAATTTTGTTTGGTGTGGTCGCTTTTGCTGCGACTGGCGTACCGTTACTTGCCATTCTGGCAACCGCTATGTCGAAGACCATTTCGGGCGGGCTGACACCATCCAATCTTGGTTTCGACAATTTTGCAGCCATTGCGGATAACAGTGCAGGCGCTATGCGCGCATTGACCAACAGCCTGTCATTGGGTGTTGCGAGTGCGTTGCTAACCGGATTCTTGGGCGCGGTTGCAGCTTATGCCGTTGTTAAGATGCGTTTCCGTGGGCGTTTCTGGCTCGATGTTCTGACGGTGTTGCCAAATTCGCTTCCCGGTGTCGTGGTGGCTGTCGGCCTTATCCTTGCATGGAACCAGCCATCGCTGCTGATTTCACCTTACAATACGCCGCTGATCCTGCTGCTTGCTTATTGCTGTATTCTGTTGCCGCAGCCGATCCGTTATGCGACAGCGGCATTTCATCAGATCGGTGACAATCTCGAAGCCGCCGCGCGCGTTTGTGGAGCGGGTAGCTTCACGACCTTTCGCCGCATCATGCTGCCGCTGATCGCACCAAGCTTAATTACCGCAATGCTTCTGGTCTTTGCAGTGGCAACGCGCGAACTTGTGGCTTCAATTCTCGTGGCACCCGTTGGCATGCAGACGATCTCAATCTTCATCTGGCGGCAGTTTGAGCAGGGGTCGATTGGGCTTGGCATGGCGATGGCTTTCATCGCAATCCTGCTTACAACGTTGCTGCCGCTGGCGCTGATGGGGCTGCTAAAGCGCACAGGTTTGGTCAAAATCTAG
- a CDS encoding dihydrodipicolinate synthase family protein, translating into MAANIFSGVIPALMTPCKYDRTPDFDALVRKGQELIDAGMSAVVYCGSMGDWPLLTDEQRMEGVARLTAAGIPVIVGTGAVNTAVAAAHAAHAQKVGAKGLMVIPRVLSRGSVIAAQKDHFKAVLSAAPDLPAVIYNSPYYGFATRADLFFALRAEHPNLVGFKEFGGPADMRYAAENITSRDDDVTLMIGVDTAVFHGFVNCGATGAITGIGNVLPKEVIQLCKLSQAAAKGDADARQRALELEQALAVLSSFDEGPDLVLYFKHMMVLKGDKEYTLHFNASDKLSDSQRGYVEAQFKLFNSWYAEWSKLPGAVQTYKA; encoded by the coding sequence ATGGCTGCCAATATTTTTTCCGGCGTGATTCCGGCTCTGATGACCCCGTGCAAGTACGACCGCACGCCTGACTTTGATGCGCTGGTGCGCAAGGGGCAGGAACTGATCGATGCTGGTATGTCGGCGGTCGTTTATTGCGGTTCAATGGGCGACTGGCCTCTGCTGACTGATGAACAGCGCATGGAAGGCGTTGCTCGCCTGACCGCTGCTGGCATTCCGGTTATCGTTGGTACTGGCGCTGTAAACACTGCTGTTGCTGCCGCCCATGCTGCCCACGCACAGAAAGTCGGCGCAAAGGGCCTTATGGTTATCCCGCGCGTTCTGTCGCGTGGCTCGGTGATTGCGGCACAAAAGGACCATTTCAAGGCTGTGCTTTCGGCTGCACCTGATCTTCCTGCAGTTATCTACAACAGCCCTTATTATGGGTTTGCAACCCGTGCCGATCTGTTTTTCGCATTGCGTGCGGAACATCCTAACCTCGTTGGCTTCAAGGAATTCGGCGGTCCTGCTGACATGCGTTATGCAGCCGAAAACATCACCAGCCGCGATGACGATGTCACGCTGATGATCGGTGTTGATACGGCTGTGTTCCATGGATTTGTGAATTGCGGTGCAACCGGCGCTATCACTGGCATCGGCAATGTTCTGCCGAAGGAAGTTATCCAGCTTTGCAAGTTGTCGCAGGCAGCAGCAAAGGGTGACGCCGATGCGCGCCAGCGTGCGCTTGAACTCGAACAGGCGCTTGCAGTTCTTTCGTCTTTCGACGAAGGCCCGGACCTCGTGCTTTACTTCAAGCATATGATGGTTCTGAAGGGTGACAAGGAATATACGCTGCACTTCAACGCAAGCGATAAGCTCTCCGACAGCCAGCGTGGTTATGTTGAAGCACAGTTCAAGCTGTTCAATAGCTGGTATGCCGAGTGGAGCAAGCTTCCGGGCGCTGTTCAGACCTACAAGGCTTGA
- a CDS encoding GntR family transcriptional regulator produces the protein MTESDYNAIPERKRGSGGKMVYDLLRDEILDLVLPPGSPIDEVQLAERFKMSRTPIREALVRLAGEGLIDTLPNRSTMVSNIDFLNMHTYFDALTLMYRVTTQLAAKNHRREDLDIIAVHQVEFAKAVEAQDALLMIATNAELHLAIAEAGRNPYFTSLFKRLLDEGRRILRLYYQSYNDRLPRRFVEEHEEMIAAIAARDIKLAEQLAHEHAEQIVRQVQKLVMRDDRLEINL, from the coding sequence ATGACGGAAAGCGATTATAACGCCATCCCTGAACGCAAGCGCGGTTCTGGCGGGAAAATGGTCTATGACCTGCTGCGCGATGAAATCCTTGATCTGGTGCTGCCGCCCGGCAGCCCGATCGACGAGGTTCAACTGGCAGAGCGGTTCAAAATGTCCCGTACGCCGATCCGTGAGGCTTTGGTGCGACTGGCAGGCGAGGGCCTAATCGACACCCTGCCAAATCGCTCGACGATGGTGTCGAACATCGATTTTCTTAACATGCATACCTATTTCGATGCGTTGACCCTGATGTATCGCGTCACGACCCAGCTTGCAGCAAAGAACCATCGACGGGAAGACCTAGACATCATCGCTGTTCATCAGGTGGAATTCGCCAAAGCTGTGGAAGCGCAGGATGCACTTTTAATGATAGCGACCAATGCGGAGCTTCATCTCGCAATCGCAGAGGCGGGTCGCAATCCATATTTCACGAGCCTCTTCAAACGCTTGCTCGATGAAGGCCGACGCATTCTGCGGCTCTATTATCAGTCTTATAATGATCGTCTGCCACGGCGTTTTGTCGAAGAGCATGAAGAAATGATCGCGGCAATCGCTGCGCGGGACATAAAACTGGCCGAACAGCTGGCGCATGAACATGCAGAGCAGATCGTGCGGCAGGTGCAGAAACTGGTGATGCGCGATGACCGTCTGGAAATAAACCTGTAG
- a CDS encoding ASCH domain-containing protein, which yields MKLQLALKAEYFDAIRDGTKTEEYRLANAYWTRRLFVTGYRTTGPRSFSGIVLTKGYPKREDAERRLELPWFGFVRKTITHPHFGPNPVEVFAIDVSGRQALKGGE from the coding sequence ATGAAGCTGCAACTTGCCCTAAAAGCTGAATACTTCGACGCGATCCGTGACGGCACAAAGACCGAGGAATACCGGCTTGCGAACGCTTACTGGACACGAAGGCTTTTCGTAACCGGCTATCGAACAACCGGCCCCCGTAGTTTTAGCGGCATCGTCCTAACCAAAGGCTATCCAAAGCGTGAGGACGCAGAACGCCGCCTGGAATTGCCGTGGTTTGGCTTCGTTCGTAAGACAATTACCCATCCACATTTCGGCCCAAACCCCGTCGAGGTATTCGCCATCGACGTGTCAGGTCGCCAAGCCCTGAAAGGCGGTGAGTGA
- a CDS encoding aldehyde dehydrogenase (NADP(+)), producing the protein MAFTPKGKHFVAGEWLDGAGTFESSPASGPAHSFAVGTVDLVNRACEAAEDAFWSYGYSTRAERATFLRAIADEIEARIADIVVIGSQETGLPEARLQGETGRTTGQLRLFADHIEKGDYLDRRFDAALPDRQPAPRPEIRLVQRPIGPVAVFGASNFPMAFSTAGGDTAAALAAGCPVVVKGHSAHPGTGEIVAQAVEAAIKKTGVHPGVFSLIQGGRRDVGHALVQNPNIKAVGFTGSLAGGRALFDLCAARPEPIPFFGELGSVNPMFLLPEAMKARAETLGQGWAGSLTMGAGQFCTNPGIAVVLDGADADRFTAATVEGLKKVAPQTMLTDGIAQAYHEGKERFETRNAVKPLYETESSGRQVSPNLFETTGERFLSDHALGEEVFGPLGLVIRVGSVDEMEKLARGFEGQLTATIHMDAGDIGEAQKLLPVLERKAGRVLVNGFPTGVEVVDSMVHGGPYPASTNFGATSVGTMSIRRFLRPVSYQNFPKELLPEDFA; encoded by the coding sequence ATGGCATTTACGCCCAAAGGGAAACACTTTGTTGCTGGCGAATGGCTCGATGGAGCCGGAACTTTTGAATCTTCACCAGCAAGTGGGCCAGCGCATTCGTTTGCAGTCGGTACAGTCGATCTGGTGAACCGCGCTTGTGAAGCTGCGGAAGATGCTTTTTGGTCTTATGGCTATTCGACACGCGCGGAACGCGCCACATTCCTGCGCGCAATAGCTGACGAAATTGAAGCACGTATTGCTGATATCGTCGTGATCGGCTCGCAGGAAACTGGCTTGCCGGAAGCACGCCTTCAGGGTGAAACCGGCCGCACGACTGGTCAGCTGCGCCTGTTTGCTGACCATATCGAAAAGGGCGATTATCTTGATCGCCGTTTTGATGCTGCCCTTCCTGATCGTCAGCCAGCACCACGCCCAGAAATTCGTTTGGTTCAGCGCCCCATAGGTCCTGTTGCGGTATTCGGCGCCTCGAACTTCCCAATGGCATTTTCGACAGCTGGCGGTGACACCGCAGCAGCTCTTGCTGCGGGTTGCCCTGTGGTCGTGAAGGGCCATTCGGCGCATCCGGGAACAGGTGAAATCGTAGCACAGGCTGTTGAAGCCGCGATCAAAAAGACCGGCGTTCACCCCGGTGTGTTCTCGCTTATCCAGGGCGGACGCCGCGATGTTGGTCATGCGCTGGTTCAAAATCCAAACATCAAGGCTGTAGGCTTCACCGGTTCGCTGGCTGGTGGCCGCGCATTGTTTGACCTTTGTGCTGCGCGTCCAGAACCAATTCCATTTTTCGGTGAGCTTGGTTCCGTCAATCCAATGTTCCTTCTTCCTGAGGCCATGAAAGCGCGGGCAGAAACACTCGGTCAGGGCTGGGCTGGTTCGTTGACAATGGGGGCGGGCCAGTTCTGCACCAATCCCGGCATTGCCGTGGTTCTTGATGGTGCTGATGCCGATCGCTTCACTGCGGCAACGGTTGAGGGCCTTAAGAAAGTCGCTCCGCAGACCATGCTGACTGATGGTATCGCGCAGGCATACCACGAAGGCAAAGAGCGTTTTGAAACGCGCAATGCTGTAAAGCCGCTCTACGAAACCGAGTCATCGGGTCGTCAGGTTTCGCCAAACCTGTTTGAAACAACTGGCGAGCGCTTCCTGTCTGACCATGCGCTTGGCGAAGAAGTGTTCGGTCCTCTCGGACTGGTCATTCGCGTTGGCTCCGTTGACGAGATGGAAAAACTCGCGCGTGGCTTTGAAGGTCAGTTGACTGCAACCATTCATATGGATGCAGGCGATATTGGCGAAGCGCAAAAGCTTCTGCCTGTTCTGGAGCGCAAGGCTGGCCGTGTGCTGGTCAACGGCTTCCCAACGGGTGTTGAAGTTGTGGACTCAATGGTTCACGGTGGGCCATACCCTGCATCGACCAACTTTGGTGCAACCAGCGTGGGTACAATGTCTATCCGTCGCTTCCTGCGCCCTGTTTCCTATCAGAATTTCCCGAAGGAACTTCTGCCAGAAGACTTCGCGTAA
- a CDS encoding tyrosine-type recombinase/integrase, giving the protein MTNIELPFIEKNKSRHGTMRYYLRIDGRRICRLPDDINSEEFLKKYWQARNSLEVKKPKVKGGQGQLAPVKPYSFRWLCIQYMTSEPFLKLDETTKAKRRAIIDAMLLEPLSENDPRLFADIPLSKMTAAHIEVLKTRKKETPFAADERLKILRQVFDTKKDAKQIVPNIAKGVDAYRMRTDGHATATAEDLAKFIEHHGPKSKAALYLAIQMYTGFRVSDLAVLGPQHRKNDEFRLRLFKNRNTTPVDIIIPLHPILISVLDQQEITGLVYLKTDFNKPFSVKGLGNRISDWFNQAGLNHLTSHSVRKGLATDQAHNEATDNMLEAMFGWRDAKTSKIYTRNAERARLARSAVAKINWDGLGDKLISLDEAE; this is encoded by the coding sequence ATGACGAATATTGAACTGCCATTCATTGAAAAGAATAAAAGCCGTCACGGCACAATGCGCTACTATCTGCGAATAGATGGTCGGCGCATTTGTCGTTTGCCAGACGATATAAATAGCGAAGAATTTCTTAAAAAGTATTGGCAGGCTCGTAATAGCCTTGAGGTGAAAAAGCCAAAGGTCAAGGGCGGTCAAGGTCAGTTGGCACCGGTAAAGCCATACTCATTCCGGTGGCTGTGCATTCAGTATATGACCTCGGAGCCTTTTTTAAAGCTTGATGAAACCACGAAAGCCAAGCGCCGCGCTATCATTGATGCAATGCTGCTTGAGCCACTGAGCGAGAACGACCCCCGATTATTTGCGGATATACCGCTTTCTAAGATGACCGCAGCCCATATTGAAGTTCTGAAAACTCGCAAGAAAGAAACACCTTTTGCGGCAGATGAGCGCCTAAAGATACTACGCCAAGTATTCGACACGAAGAAAGACGCAAAGCAAATCGTGCCGAATATCGCTAAGGGTGTGGATGCGTACCGGATGCGCACAGATGGTCATGCGACTGCTACCGCCGAGGATCTGGCTAAATTCATTGAGCACCATGGGCCAAAGTCCAAGGCTGCGCTTTATCTGGCAATCCAGATGTACACTGGTTTTCGTGTTTCTGATTTGGCAGTGCTTGGTCCGCAACACCGAAAGAATGACGAGTTTCGACTGCGGCTATTCAAAAACCGGAATACGACGCCGGTGGATATTATTATTCCACTTCACCCCATTCTGATATCGGTACTAGACCAGCAGGAGATTACAGGCCTCGTCTATCTCAAGACGGATTTCAACAAGCCGTTTTCCGTTAAAGGTCTTGGGAACCGGATTTCTGACTGGTTCAATCAAGCTGGTCTTAATCATCTAACGTCGCATTCAGTTCGCAAAGGGCTGGCAACAGATCAGGCGCACAATGAGGCGACGGACAATATGCTTGAAGCTATGTTCGGCTGGAGAGATGCAAAAACATCAAAAATCTATACCCGAAATGCAGAACGTGCGCGACTGGCGCGATCAGCTGTTGCAAAGATCAATTGGGATGGTTTAGGTGATAAGCTGATCAGCCTAGATGAGGCGGAATAG
- a CDS encoding Xaa-Pro peptidase family protein produces MSLNTQHPGISNEERLERINVLRRNLSEKNIGAMLLGSTESLLYYTGLVGHSSERLLGAVITSSEIVYIVPGFEQSRVESLPHSAGEIRIWQEEENSASLVASLLKAGETLAVDDAVPLFVYNALRREIGAERLVDAGPIIREQRIVKSQTEIDIIKYAMGLTLEVHRRAHQFIRPGIAASDVVRFIDEQHREMGAGGSTFCIVSFGEATSLPHGADGEQFYKNGDVILVDTGCRIDGYHSDLTRTYMLDEPTADFERIWSIERQAQQAVFDAAKLGAACSSLDDAARSVLVKHGLGPDYQLPGLPHRAGHGLGLEIHEAPYIVRGNQLPLAAGMCFSNEPMIVVPGQFGVRLEDHIYMSAEGAQWFTQPAKGPTEPFA; encoded by the coding sequence ATGTCTCTCAATACCCAACATCCAGGCATTTCCAACGAGGAGCGACTGGAGCGTATCAATGTTCTTCGCCGCAATTTGAGCGAAAAAAACATTGGGGCCATGCTGCTTGGGTCGACGGAAAGTCTGCTTTATTACACAGGCCTTGTGGGGCATTCCAGCGAGCGGTTGCTTGGTGCAGTCATTACATCCAGCGAGATTGTTTATATTGTTCCGGGGTTTGAGCAGAGCCGGGTTGAAAGTCTTCCACATTCGGCTGGCGAAATCCGCATCTGGCAGGAAGAGGAAAATAGTGCTTCTCTCGTCGCTTCCCTCCTGAAAGCCGGTGAAACGCTCGCTGTTGACGATGCTGTTCCGCTGTTTGTTTATAACGCATTGCGCCGTGAAATTGGTGCAGAACGCCTTGTCGATGCTGGACCGATCATTCGGGAACAGCGTATCGTCAAGTCGCAGACGGAAATCGACATTATCAAATATGCCATGGGACTGACACTGGAAGTGCACCGCCGTGCGCATCAGTTCATTCGTCCGGGCATCGCGGCGTCCGATGTCGTTCGTTTTATCGATGAGCAGCATCGCGAAATGGGTGCAGGCGGCTCGACCTTCTGCATCGTTTCTTTTGGCGAGGCCACCTCTCTGCCTCATGGTGCAGATGGCGAACAGTTCTATAAGAATGGCGATGTCATTCTGGTTGATACCGGCTGCCGGATCGATGGTTATCATTCCGATCTGACACGCACCTATATGCTTGATGAGCCGACAGCCGATTTTGAACGCATCTGGAGCATTGAACGGCAAGCGCAGCAAGCCGTTTTCGACGCTGCGAAGCTCGGTGCTGCCTGTTCCAGTCTCGATGATGCTGCTCGCTCCGTGCTGGTTAAACATGGGTTGGGGCCGGATTATCAGCTCCCCGGCCTGCCGCATCGTGCGGGCCACGGTTTGGGACTGGAAATCCATGAAGCGCCTTATATCGTGCGTGGTAATCAGTTGCCGCTGGCAGCGGGTATGTGCTTCTCAAATGAGCCGATGATTGTCGTGCCGGGACAGTTTGGCGTGCGTCTCGAAGATCATATTTACATGAGCGCCGAGGGCGCGCAGTGGTTTACGCAGCCCGCAAAAGGACCAACAGAACCATTCGCGTGA